The DNA sequence AATAAATTAAATGCCAGTTTTTCTTTATACGCGTTGTTCTTCCGCCCGAACCAGTTTGATGTTCTTGAATTCTTCGTTTTAAATCCGAAGTTGAACCAATATACCAACTTTTATCACCAAGATTTTCTAAAAGATAGGCATAATACATAAATATTGTGTCCCCGTAAAACTCACTTCGTTCGTCACGGGGCTCACTCAAAGCGGCTTGCCACGAGGTGGCGAAGCCACTTTTCGTGGCTGCGGGACTTGGATTCGAACCAAGATACCATGCTTCAGAGGCATGTGTCCTACCATTAGACGATCCCGCAATGTTAATTCGCTATAATTTTCTTAAATTCATTACCCCCTTTCAATTTTTTGAGATAATTTTCTCTTTTTCTTGCCTCGCCTCTCATATCAAAACACTCTTTCTTTATTAATATAAATGGCGTTCTTGATTTTGTAGATTTTACTAAACCGTTATTGTGTTTTTTTATTCTGGCGCTTAAATCTTCCGTTTGTCCTATATAATAACCAGAATCTTTGAAACTTTTTAAAATATAAACAAAATACATAAATATGTCCTATCCCGCCATAGCGGGACCCCGCTCGCGGCGGGGCCATTAGACGATCCCGCAATCTTTTCTCAATCATAACAATTTGCTATAATAAAATCAAGAAAATTAAAGGTCAGAATTGGGGTAATTAAATAACAATTTATCGGCAGTTTGGCGAAAAAAATAAAATTTTAGAAATATGGACGAGTGCATATTTTGTAAAATTGTAAAAGGAGAAATCCCGTCATTTAAGATATGGGAAAATGACAAGATTTTTTGTTTTCTTGATATTAATCCTTTGGCCAAAGGCCACGCATTAATAATTCCCAAAGAACACTATAAAAATATTTTTGATATTCCCAGCGAAGATTTAAAAGAAATAATTTTCTTTGCCAAAAATTTATCAGTAAAAATGAAAGAAGTTTTGGGAGCAGAAGGCGTTAATCTGATGAATGCCAGCGGAGAAAGCGCAGAGCAGAGTGTATTCCATTTCCATTTGCACGTTATTCCGAGATATAAAGCTGATGGCTTGGAAATGAATAAATGGTGGCAGTCCAAGGTTTCAAAAGTGGATTTTGAAGAACTAAAACAATTAGTGGAAAAACTTAAAAATAATAATTAACTTGCCCTGCCAAGGCGGAGTTAAAAGTAAAATTAAAAACATATGAAAGGATTTCATACAAATATTGGTAATGACGTCAAAAATAATGAAAATTTCCGAAAAGTGCTCTATACGGGAAAGCATAGTCAGTTAGTGCTAATGACTTTAAAGCCGAATGAAGAAATTGGCATGGAGACTCATCATGACAATGATCAGTTTTTTAGATTTGAAGAAGGTGATGGGAAGGCAATTATCGATGGTAATGAATATATTTTAACCGTTGAAGACGTTATTGTTGTCCCGGCGGGCGCAGAACATAATATCATCAATACCTCCGGTTCAGCGCCATTAAAACTGTATACAGTTTATTCCCCGGCGCACCATAAAGATGGTGTTATGCGCGCAACTAAGGCAGAGGCAGAGGCTGATTCGCCGGAATTTGACGGCAAGACGACAGAATAATTGGAGTGGATTTGCCAGATTAATTTTTGCGTGGTATAGTAAATTGAGCTAAAAACGTAAAAGAATTACGCTTGATGCGTGATTCTTTTGTTTAAGAAAAATTATGGAGATTAGAAATATTGCCATTATTGCCCATGTTGATCACGGAAAAACTACCCTTACTAATGCTTTAATGCACCAAACGGGGATGGCCGATGAAAATGTAAACATGGATTCAAATGCATTAGAGTTGGAAAGAGGAATTACGATTTATTCGAAAAATACCTCGGTTTTTTATAATGGCACAAAAATAAATATTGTAGATACTCCTGGTCATGCCGATTTCAGTTCGGAAGTAGAGCGTATTTTAATGTCAATTGATAGTGTCTTGCTTTTGGTTGATGCTCAAGAAGGACCAATGCCACAAACGAAATTTGTTTTAAGAAAGTCGTTAGAATTAGGATTGAAGCCGATTGTGGTAATTAATAAAATTGATAAATTTGCAGCTAGGCCAGAAGAGGTGCACGAAATGGTGTATGAGTTGTTTTTAGATTTAGGCGCAAACGATGAACAATTAAATTTTAAAACTGTTTATGCCTCATCAAGAGAAGGGATTGCAAAACTACACTTAAACGATAAATCAGAAAATTTAAATCCATTATTGGACACAATTTTAAAAAATGTTTATCCTGCTTCAAACTCGGAAATGGAGGAAAAACAATTGACAGCCCAACCATTTAATTTGGCTTATGACAATTTTTTGGGGCGCTGTGCAATTTCCAGGGTCTATTCTGGAAAAATAAAATATAATCAAGAAATAATTATTAAGAGTTTAGACAAAAAACCAAGAAAATTTAAAGTTATAAAGCTTTTTACATTTAACGGACTAAATCGGCAAGAAGTAAACGAAGTAGTAACTGGAGATATTGTGATGATTGCTGGGCTTACAGATATCGAAATAGGAGAAACAATTACTGAAAATATAAATCAAGAACTACTTCCCGCAATTAAAATTGACGAACCGACAATTTCTTTAAATTTTTTAGTAAACAATTCTCCCTTTGCTGGGAAAGAAGGAAAATTTGTGACTAGCCGACAAATTAAAGAACGACTCAAAAAAGAATTAGAGGTAAATATGGGGCTGAAGATTGATTTTTCGCACGCACATTATTATAATGTTTTTGGACGTGGCGAACTACATGTCGCAATTCTACTTGAAAATTTAAGGCGCGAAGGTTATGAACTTCAAGTTTCCAAGCCACAGGCAATTATTAGAGAAGAAAATGGCAAGAAATTAGAACCGTTTGAAGAAGTGTCAATTGATATTCCGGAAAATTTTTTCGGGATAGTAATCGAAAAGTTATCAAAAAGAAAAGGTCAAC is a window from the Patescibacteria group bacterium genome containing:
- a CDS encoding GIY-YIG nuclease family protein; protein product: MYFVYILKSFKDSGYYIGQTEDLSARIKKHNNGLVKSTKSRTPFILIKKECFDMRGEARKRENYLKKLKGGNEFKKIIAN
- a CDS encoding GIY-YIG nuclease family protein, which produces MYYAYLLENLGDKSWYIGSTSDLKRRIQEHQTGSGGRTTRIKKNWHLIYYEAYLDKRDAVGREKFLKSGSGRKYLKKQLRNYLLDPARYRVRPES
- a CDS encoding HIT family protein — protein: MDECIFCKIVKGEIPSFKIWENDKIFCFLDINPLAKGHALIIPKEHYKNIFDIPSEDLKEIIFFAKNLSVKMKEVLGAEGVNLMNASGESAEQSVFHFHLHVIPRYKADGLEMNKWWQSKVSKVDFEELKQLVEKLKNNN
- the typA gene encoding translational GTPase TypA; translation: MEIRNIAIIAHVDHGKTTLTNALMHQTGMADENVNMDSNALELERGITIYSKNTSVFYNGTKINIVDTPGHADFSSEVERILMSIDSVLLLVDAQEGPMPQTKFVLRKSLELGLKPIVVINKIDKFAARPEEVHEMVYELFLDLGANDEQLNFKTVYASSREGIAKLHLNDKSENLNPLLDTILKNVYPASNSEMEEKQLTAQPFNLAYDNFLGRCAISRVYSGKIKYNQEIIIKSLDKKPRKFKVIKLFTFNGLNRQEVNEVVTGDIVMIAGLTDIEIGETITENINQELLPAIKIDEPTISLNFLVNNSPFAGKEGKFVTSRQIKERLKKELEVNMGLKIDFSHAHYYNVFGRGELHVAILLENLRREGYELQVSKPQAIIREENGKKLEPFEEVSIDIPENFFGIVIEKLSKRKGQLIDVKTKSGQIRLTFKIPTRGLLGYRSEFVIDTKGTGILCTHFLGFCVYVGDITRKEIGSMISMITGKAAGFALWNLQERGVIYIGHGEDVYEGMIVGNTPTGHDMEVNPAKEKQLTNMRASGSDEAICLIPPWEITLERGLSIINDDEYMEVTPKSIRLRKQLLTENERKKAKR
- a CDS encoding cupin domain-containing protein, which encodes MKGFHTNIGNDVKNNENFRKVLYTGKHSQLVLMTLKPNEEIGMETHHDNDQFFRFEEGDGKAIIDGNEYILTVEDVIVVPAGAEHNIINTSGSAPLKLYTVYSPAHHKDGVMRATKAEAEADSPEFDGKTTE